The following nucleotide sequence is from Methylocella sp..
CGCTCATTTCTTGACCGCAATGACTTCCATGCAGACCCGGTAGCGTTCGCTGACGCCATACTCGACGGGTTCAAATCCGTGCTCCTCCAGCAGGGCGTAGAGACGCTTGCGCGTAAAATTGTGATAATGCTCGATCTCGCCCCAATAGGGTTTGACGTTATTGGCGTGCAACAAACGCCAGACCATGTTGTCCATATTCGGCATCGACAGGAACAGCACGCCTCCCGCACGCAGCAGCCGACGAGCGGCGATGAGCCCCGCGTTGGGAAAGGGCATGTGCTCCAGCACGTCGGCCATGCTGATGACGCTATAGCGCTCGTCGTGGCCGAGCTCTTCAATCGGCAAGCAATGAGCCTCATAGCCTAGGCAGTAGTGACGAATTACCTGAGCATGATAGCAATAGCGGCGAGCAATACGAAGCCTCGGTAGTTTGCGAGGAGCTTGTCGTATCGGGTTGCGACGCGCCGGAACTGCTTCAGTTTATTGAAGAAACGCTCGACGAGATTGCGCTCCTTGTAGAGCGCCTTGTCGTAGGGGAGCGGCGCGCGGCGATTGGATTTTGATGGGATCACCGGCTCAGCCTCACGCATAAGAACAGCCTTGCGCAAGTGATTGGCGTCATAACCTTTATCGGCGATGATCGCATCGGCCGCAAAGCCTTCGATCAGGGCGTGCGCTTTTGTGATGTCGTTGCGCTGCCCAGGTCCGAGAAGGAGCCGAACGGGGTTGCCGAGTGCGTCTGTCGCGGCGTGGATTTTGGTGCTCAAACCACCGCGAGAGCGGCCCAGGCCTTGGGCATCCGCCCCCCTTTGGCGATCCTTGCGCCGGCCGCGTGCTGATGGGCGCGCACGATTGTTGAGTCGATCATCAGCCATTCGAGATCGGCCTCGGCGGTGAATGCCTCAAGAAATCCGTCCAAGGCGCCGCGCTCGATCCAGCGATAGTAGCGGCGTTTCACCGCCTGATGGTCGCCGAAGCGTTCGGGCAGATCGCGCCAGCGGCCGCCCGAGCGGGCCATCCATAACAGCGCGTCGACGAAGCGTCGATTGTCGCAGCGCGGCCCGCGCTGGCCGGCTCTTCCGCCTGGCACAAGATCACAAAGCCGCTCCCATTGATCGTCTCGCAGCGCATCGACATCCCGAATCATCAAGGCTGATCTCCAAAAATCAGCCTTGAATCATGGAAAGATCCTCGCGAGAATCCCCCAAACGCCGAATTCGTCACAACGGCCTAGCGTTTTCAGCGTCTCGACATTGTCTCCACGTAGATCAAGCCCGACGGGAACAAAACCCCATTCTTCCGCCGCGAACAGCAGCGAGCCATTGCCGAAGTCGACATCGAGCCAGCTGCCGCCCGACGCGTGGCGCGCCACCCGTTCGACCATGCAGGCTGAAATCGGACGCTGTCTTTCCATGTCATGGCCGACGATCTGATTTTGGTGCGTCTTGCCAAAAATGACCTCCGTCGCCGCGTTCGGGCGAGGCGAGCCGGGGCGCGAATATAAGACGGCTGGGATCAACGCCGCGTTGGCTGGCTTCACGGCGGAGATTGTCTTTGACGAGATCATTCGCCTCAAGCAACCACAGCACGCTCCCCGGCGCGGCCAGCAAAAGCCGCATCCACACATCGAAAAAAGCAGGCGTGATTTTATAGTTGTTGTTGAACGAGCAGAACACGAAACCCTTTTCGGGGAGGCCGCATTGCGCCCGCGTCGGCGTCACGTCGGAGATCAGCCGGCTCGTGTCGTTTGGCTGATAACAATGGGGAAGGTGGACGATCTTTTCACTGAAGCGGCTTTGCTGATCCATCGGCAGCACGAAAGGGTCTGCGATGACATAGTCGATGAAATCGGCCCCCAAGGTCCCCGGGAACCCGATGAAGCTCACCTGCACCGGCGCGGGCCTTCGCGCTGAAATGCCGGTGCGCGCGCCGTCAGTATGGCCTTTCAGCTCAATGAGAATATCCGTTCCGTCGGCGTTTATGCGCTTTGCGGCCTCGTCGTCCGAAAACGCGCGAAGATCGACAAAATGATCGAAAGCCTTGCGGAGCCTCGCGCCGAGTTCGCTATAATCGTCGACGCCATGAGAATAGGCGGTGATCTCGAAACGGGATCTATCGTGAAGCTCGAATAATTGGGCTGTCAGAAGCGCCGTCGCGTGACGGCAGAAGTCGCTGGACAGATAGCCGATGCGGAGCTTGCGGGGTCCTGACGCGTCTCTCTTGTGCTCAAACCCCGGACCGCCGATTGAAAATCCGGACGCGAAACGACGCGCAACGCGCAGCTGTTCATCGGCGTTTGTCGCCATGCTGAGGACAGGAAACGGATGCACCGGCTCGTCTCGCGCGGAGATAAGCTGACGCAACTCGGCCTCATCAGCGTCTATCTCGCTCCAGTCGCAGATCATGCGCCGTTTGTGATGCAGCCACACGCGAACCGCGAGCAAGCTTGGATCGAGCTCGACGGCGCGGCGAAAGGATGCGATGGCCTCGCCAAGGCGGCCGAGACGCTCCAGCGCCGCGCCTTTGTTGGCGTGCGCATCCGCGAGAGTCGGGCGCAGGGCGATGGCTTGCTCATAGGCGTCGACGGCCTCTTCAAACGCTTCGCTGAGCTGCAGCGCATTGCCGAGATTGACATAGACCTCAGCGAAATTCGGCCGCAGCGCCAGGGCCCTGCGATAGGCGTCGATCGCCGGTCCGGGCCGGCGCAGCTCGTTCAGAATATTGCCGAGGCTGAAATAGGGCTCGGGCGCATCGGGGCGCCGCGCGATGATTGGTCTGCCCCCTGAAAAGTGATCCTCCGTGAAGTATGGGCTTATGAGCCTGATGGAGGACTGCGCAATGCCGAGGAAAAGACACAAGGCGGAAGAGATCGTCGCGAAGCTACGGCAAGTCGAAGTGCTTAGCGCGCAAGGGCGACCGGTCGCGGAGGCGATCCGCTCGATAGGGGTGACGGAAGTTACATACTATCGATGGCGGTCGGAATACGGCGGCCTGAAGGGCGATCAGGTGAAGCGGCTGAAGGAGCTGGAGGCGGAGAATACGCGGCTCCGTCGAGCGGTGTCCGATTTGACGCTTGAGAAGCTGATCCTGAAAGAGGCTGCCTCGGGAAACTTCTGAGCTCCGCGCGTCGTCGCGCCTGCGTGGAGCATGTGATCGCCGAACATGGCGTTTCCGAGCGGTTCGCTTGCCGGGTTCTCGGTCAGCATCGCTCCACGCAGCGCAAGGTTCCGACCAAGCCCGATGACGAAGCGGCATTGACCGCCGACATCACGGCGCTCGCCATCCAGTACGGCCGCTATGGCTACCGCCGCATCACGGCGATGTTGTGGGAGCGAGGCTGGAAGGTCAACGTCAAACGGGTCGAGCGGATCTGGCGACGCGAGGG
It contains:
- a CDS encoding methyltransferase domain-containing protein, with protein sequence MPIEELGHDERYSVISMADVLEHMPFPNAGLIAARRLLRAGGVLFLSMPNMDNMVWRLLHANNVKPYWGEIEHYHNFTRKRLYALLEEHGFEPVEYGVSERYRVCMEVIAVKK
- a CDS encoding tetratricopeptide repeat protein, with the translated sequence MCLFLGIAQSSIRLISPYFTEDHFSGGRPIIARRPDAPEPYFSLGNILNELRRPGPAIDAYRRALALRPNFAEVYVNLGNALQLSEAFEEAVDAYEQAIALRPTLADAHANKGAALERLGRLGEAIASFRRAVELDPSLLAVRVWLHHKRRMICDWSEIDADEAELRQLISARDEPVHPFPVLSMATNADEQLRVARRFASGFSIGGPGFEHKRDASGPRKLRIGYLSSDFCRHATALLTAQLFELHDRSRFEITAYSHGVDDYSELGARLRKAFDHFVDLRAFSDDEAAKRINADGTDILIELKGHTDGARTGISARRPAPVQVSFIGFPGTLGADFIDYVIADPFVLPMDQQSRFSEKIVHLPHCYQPNDTSRLISDVTPTRAQCGLPEKGFVFCSFNNNYKITPAFFDVWMRLLLAAPGSVLWLLEANDLVKDNLRREASQRGVDPSRLIFAPRLASPERGDGGHFWQDAPKSDRRP